One window from the genome of Cyclobacterium amurskyense encodes:
- the cysC gene encoding adenylyl-sulfate kinase: MRENIHPSVFKVKVEHRAKALGQQPRLIWFTGLSGSGKSTLANATEDALYRMGYHTYLLDGDNVRTGLNKDLTFSDKDRVENIRRIGEVANLMLDAGLIVISAFISPFVSDRDMIKELVGEENFLEIYLNCPLSICEERDVKGLYKKARQGLIKDLTGIGSPYEPPLSPFAVVNTAEEKMEDAVARLVQKINKKIKI, from the coding sequence ATGCGTGAAAACATTCATCCATCTGTATTTAAGGTGAAAGTAGAACACCGAGCAAAGGCCCTAGGTCAGCAACCAAGATTAATTTGGTTTACGGGATTGTCGGGTTCTGGAAAATCTACTTTAGCCAATGCAACGGAAGATGCGCTTTATAGAATGGGCTACCATACCTACCTTTTGGATGGGGATAATGTAAGGACGGGATTGAATAAAGACCTTACATTTAGTGACAAGGACAGGGTAGAAAATATCCGAAGGATAGGGGAAGTAGCAAATTTAATGTTGGATGCAGGGTTGATAGTGATTTCGGCATTTATATCACCTTTTGTCTCAGATAGGGACATGATAAAGGAATTGGTTGGAGAGGAGAATTTCTTGGAAATTTACTTGAATTGCCCCCTAAGCATATGTGAAGAACGGGATGTCAAAGGTTTGTATAAGAAAGCCCGACAAGGACTGATTAAGGACCTTACAGGAATTGGATCACCTTATGAACCACCATTGTCTCCATTTGCCGTAGTGAATACTGCAGAGGAAAAAATGGAAGATGCAGTAGCAAGATTAGTACAAAAAATAAATAAAAAAATAAAAATTTGA